The genomic DNA GTGATTGAAAAATCAATTGTTCTTTCCAGAGATGATACTAGACGTTACAGAGTAACACCACCCAAGGTTAAACCTTTGCCCAAGCTTGGTGGAAAGGCATCAAAGAAACAACCGGTTGCTAGGATTAATCTTAGTGTGGCAACCTCGCCTTGGGCAGAAGTGTTTTTAGACGGAAAGAAAGTGGGGGTATCTCCTTTTGTAGGTTTAAAAGTTAAGCCAGGTCGTCATAAGATTCGTTTTGAAAATAAACAGTTTAATTTAAAACCCATGACCGTGACGGTGACGTTTCCAAAAGGTACAGATATAAAGTGTATCTATGATCTTAATAAACGTAGCGGCAACTGTGAGTGATTTTTTAGCATAAAAATATATTGATGTTTCAATACATCATAAAAAAGTTTTTTTTGTAGATTGTATGTGCTTTATGTACAATCTTTAGAAGTTGTTATGAGAAATTTAAAAAAAGAAAAATTAAATGGATTTACATTGCTTGAGTTGATGGTAGCCATAGCTATAGGGAGTATACTGCTGGCCATAGCAATACCCGCATATTTAAACTACATTAAAAAATCAAAGTTATCTGAAGGTTATTTGATGTTACAAAAAATAGTTCATGGTGTCTATGCTACATATCATAAACCCCTATTGGTAAAAATTGATGGTGATACATACTTTGGTGAAAATCGTTTTCCCTTGGGACATACGCCGTTGAATAATGTTGGATATATTCAAAATGGAACTCGTTATAGCAGTTATGCTCCAAAACCGGATAAAGATAATGAAATAAGAATTAAAATAGAAGATCCTGTGTGTTATGCTCAAGACAGTGTAGCTAAACGATGTGGAGCAATACAATCTTTTACTCCAAGTATATTTGATAACCTTGGTTTTGACTTACAAGTGGTTGGAGGAAATTATAAGTTTTTAACTGACTCCTACTTTATTCCAGTCATAAAAACCCATCAAGACTTGGTAAATATCTTAACAGCCGAGGGCCATCCTGCCGTTTATAGAAAAAATAACAGCTATGGTGTAGGAATTCATCACACAGCCATTGTCTCAGTGGTGGCTGATTTGGATGGTGATTTAGACATGACCATAGGCACGGACAGGGTTTGTGCCAATAATGCGGCACGGTTTTCTTTACATTCACCTCGAGCAACCTATATTTCAAGAATATTGTACATTGATCAAAATACCGGTGAGTTAGAAAGCAGCGCTGGCCTTCTACAAGAAAACTTAGGTGAGTAAAAGCCTGTAACAACTGTTATCTAGTTAAAATGTTTCTAAACATATAAAGTCACTTTTAAATAAAATGTAAAAATATAGAGTTAAGATAAATTAACCCCAAATTTTTTGCCACCAGCTTTTCTTTTTCTCTGACTTCTTTTCTTTAGGCTTTAAGTCTACTTTTTTACGAATATCATTGATATCCCAGCGGGTCAGATTGGCTAGGTTTTGTGCCCAATTTTCTTTTCTTAATTCAAGTTGATCAAAATAAGCTTTGGCTGCATTACACTCACTCACTTTACCTTTCCAAGGATGATGAATGATGTAGCGTGATTGAAAGTTTTGCTGATCTTGTGTTTCTTTAAAAACAATATCTTGAGGAAAAGTTTTATTATTGTAACGGGCGTGTAAACGAGTAACTTTTACTGGCTGAGCTTGTTGGGGCATCCTTCTAGGCATGATGGTTCCTGGATTGGGTTGAATAGGGTAGTTTTTTTTATCATCCAACCAAAATACACCCAGAGACTTAAGTTCTTCATTGCTTAAAGGATCGGCTGCACATGGATCACACCAGCCCATATCCCAAAAATATTCTGTAAAAATGCTTTGGCCGCCTTCTTTTTTAACTTGGGCAGAAAAGGTGTCTTTATAAAATTGAGCAAAGTCATTTTGCACATATTCTGGCAATTCAATATTACTGGGGAACTTAACGGTTCTATAATTGCTGGACTCAACACGGCCGTCTTTAGTCAAAATATAAATAATAATATCTTGATCACCTTTGGCATTGATGGTGCCCAAGCGTATAGGCAACATAAACTTGTTACTTTCAAAAGCAACTTGTAGTGGGTTAAGGTAACTCAAGCCTGTTTTGTTTTGTTCTTTGATATTGACTTTGGCCACAAAAAACTTCATCCCAGATTTTATATAAGGTTTTAAGGCTTTTTGTGCTTGATCGGGAATTTTATAACCATTTTGGGTAAGCCAGGTTTCTAGACCTTTGGATTCTTTTGCAGATAAAATAACAATATCATATT from bacterium includes the following:
- a CDS encoding DUF2330 domain-containing protein, whose product is MKNILLVLLFVSSNLYAFCGFYVAKADAKLFNQASKVVMVRHDNKTVISMMNDYQGDLKDFAVVIPVPSVLKKDQIHIGDKATIEHLDSYTAPRLVEYFDRNPCQQVYRRTMEMSSAPTAQLGRAKGKASAKSLGVTVEAEYTVGEYDIVILSAKESKGLETWLTQNGYKIPDQAQKALKPYIKSGMKFFVAKVNIKEQNKTGLSYLNPLQVAFESNKFMLPIRLGTINAKGDQDIIIYILTKDGRVESSNYRTVKFPSNIELPEYVQNDFAQFYKDTFSAQVKKEGGQSIFTEYFWDMGWCDPCAADPLSNEELKSLGVFWLDDKKNYPIQPNPGTIMPRRMPQQAQPVKVTRLHARYNNKTFPQDIVFKETQDQQNFQSRYIIHHPWKGKVSECNAAKAYFDQLELRKENWAQNLANLTRWDINDIRKKVDLKPKEKKSEKKKSWWQKIWG